AGAACTGGTGACTGCTGCCTCCCGTGTTGTGTCGACACTCAAGGCAAAGCTGGAGTACCTCTCCAGGGCGCAAGGCAGGGCAGATGATATGGAGGCCCTGAGTTGCCCATGAACCAGGACCCCCCCTCTCAATATCACCAGTaaaatccagaggagaggaaAAACCAATATGTCTGGTACCTGATCCGCTGCAAGAGTTGCTAGAAAGATACTAAAATATTAGTACCTGACTGTCTTTGGTGCTCCACTCCAGATTTTCTGTCTGAGTTTACTCTCATAGCCTTACATTCTCCTGAATTCACCCACAAGGCAGCGGGGCTTTTCTGTAATAGTTTGCTCCCTTAGCCTTACACCCTCCCGGGCTACCCAGAAGGCAGTGGGTTTGATGAGCCGCAGTTAGTAATGTCTACTCTCATTACGGTAGCAGGCATAGCCTGAcctgagtagggttaccatatttcaggttaccatatttcaggttctcCTGCCGGagaaggggaagcgggggaggaacatttggggagtggtggaagggtgtgtgtgtactgtgagGAAGTATTtgaggggtgctggaggggtgagtgtactgggagggggtatcagggccggctctaacttttttgccgccccaagcagcaaaaaaaagcgccaccccgccgtaacaccccccccaccgagtgccgcgccgccgaaccccccccccccgctgagcgccacaccgccgaacaccccccgccccccgccgcgctgctgaacccccccataCGGAGCGCTGCCAAACATCCCCCGCCGAGCAGAgcgctgctgaacaccccccgcCAAGCactgcgccgccgaacacccctcgccgagcgccgcgccgccgaacagcccccacccccccgccgagctgccgaacacccccgccccccgtggagtgccgcgccgcccaaacccccgccgaACACCTcggccccccgcggagcgctgcattgctgaagcccccccgcgcgagcaccgccaaacaccccccgctgagcgccgcgccgccaaacaccccccgccgagcaccgcgttGCCAAACCCCTCCCTGCGGATCGCCGCGCTGTTGAACACCCTCCGCCAAGCGCTGCACCGCcggaacaccccccgccgagcaccgtgccgcgctgccccccgccacgcCAAGATTGGCCGctccttaccaggtgccgccccaagcacgtacTTGGTTACCTGGTATTTGGGGATGCTAGAGGTGTGTGTGAACTGGGAGGGGTATTCAGGGAGTTCTGTGGGGGTACTGGAGGAGTGTGTTTGTACTAGGATAGGGTTTTGGAGGGTCctggtagggtgtgtgtgtgtgtactgggagagaCACCTGGAGGCTGTTGGAGGGGGTACCTGCAGCCTCACTCTCAAGGTGGGGGCCAGTGTCACTCCCTGTGacagcagcagggtggctggcgcaGGCCCCAGATGCAGCATCAGCCAGCGCCTCCCTGCAGGCCCTCTCCCCACGCCTGGGAACTGGGACGGCAAGGTCTGgcagctggagggaaggggccaaTTGGGGCATAAAGacagctctttctgagctgcaataTCAGCTCACAAAAATTCCAGCCATTGCCTCTTATTTGCAAAATCCATCCAGAGGATCAAAAATGAGGTCATGTCTGGGGAAACCTGGACATATGGTTACCCTATATTTGAGTTCCATAGAACTCTTgtgtgaatgccatctggtcctggtgacttcttattGATTAATGTATCAATCTGTTCCAAAAGCTCCTCTGCCAACATCTCAATCTGGggcaattcctcagatttgtcacctaaaacgaatggctcaagtgtgggaatctccctcccaggatttgacttccaattttaagAAGTCATTTTGTCTTTTAATATACTAAGAAGAGAGATTTTCAATGGCGGGTAGGTAGCCTTATAGCAACACCCAGCCATTGCTTTGTAATAGTCTACAGTTCAATTAGTAAGAATTTTAATAGGTTACTACAGCCCTTTATGAATCCTCTACTGGAATCAGTGTTTTTCCATTACACTTTACAAAACTATCTTTAAAAGAAGCCACGGAGCATATTTGAATGATTGAGAACAACCACTGCTTGCAAGACCCAAACCTAGTGATGTTTTGGTTTTGATCGTTCCTTTTTCAccatgggcatgtctacactacaattaaacatccacagctggcccatgtgaGCTGATGCAGGCTCAGGatacagggctgtttaattgcagtgtagacatttaggtttgggctggggggtgggctctAGGATCCCATGATGAAGGATCCCTAGTCTAGgctgcactgtgggcagctggtatcgcaggccaggggaggctgagcctccctaAACAGCcaggcatgccccccccccgcttcctgttCTTTCCCCCATGACCCAAcccaggctgctcctcttccctgaAGTGGGCTGGGACCCAAGAGACCTGGAGCCAGCACTTGGGCCACGGCCTCAGGCTAGCCTCTCCAAACAGGCAGTTCATGTGCTACCTATCAGGCTGACCATctacaccacagcagccccataGCCTCAGCCCCATGTCAGTTGACAGAAGCACTTAAATGCACTTCAGTCTACTTGGCTTGTTTACACAGTTCACTATTAAGTACAGTAGGGCTAGGATGTTTGGCTTGCTTAACCATTAGATACTAACTAGATCCCTCATGTATTCTAACCCCCTCTTGAAGTCTGTGGGCACAGCagtctgcccctctccccataaAAATCATAGAAACAAGAGATTTGCCAATTGTTGAAAGATGCACTCTTTTTCCTCATGGTCCAGAGTTATACTGAGTTAATGGATAAGCAGAACTGAGAGACTGAGCTAGTGATCTCAACTAGCAATTAAATAAAGTTCATAGAATCagagttaaggccagaaggaaacaTCTAATCATTTGACCTATATACCACCCCCACCCTAACCCCAATTAGACAAAAAGTATTATAGCCCACATCAGTCTAAAGATCTGTTTAGAGCAGCATTTTTCAGAGTGGGAGGTCAAGGTGGACAGTTATGATACAATGACAAATATTTCCAAAAACCCAGCAGCTTCTAGGATCTCAGAAACATGAAGCGATGTTCACTCCTCTTGTGATTGTACTTTGGCCTTTCCCTCCTGACTACACTGCTACAGGGTAACACAGCTTAAGAGGAGGGGAGGAACCAGGTGCTGTGACCCCTTGGCTCCCTACCACTGAATGCACTCAATTGCCTCCTCACCATCTTTATTCTTTGATTTAAGGAAAGTTCCATTTCATCGATGCCTTGGGGATAAGAAATAGGCCTTACGTGATGTGTAGAAGGTGGACTTGCCAAAAACTGGAGGATTGAAGAGATGATTCAAGCTTGCTTTGATGAAGAGGCCTTCACAGAGAAAGGACCTACTCCAAAGCCCTCATGTAAAGGTGGAGAAGCTCCAGTTTAGTGCATCTACTGACCACAGGTGTGACAGCTTGTCTAAAGAGCTAGTTCTTTATCTAATGAACTATATTCCAAACCATTCTGGGATTGGATAAGTTGGAGCTCAGTAGTAGGAGAGAAGGTAGAAATCTAGTTTTTGGGAGGAAAGACTATCAACCTGTTTTTTGTAGCGACACTGATCTCGCCTCAGAGGACTGGGAACATAAGAAACCACAGCTGTTTTTGGAAGTCCTCATTGGAGAAAGTTTGAAGACTTCCTGGGTTAGAGCTCCAGTACTGAATACAGCTTCAGGTTTCAGAAGGAGATCTTATATCCCCACACTCTGAATACATAAGACTAGCACACCTCAATTAAGGCAGAAATAAAAAATTCAAAGTCTCTTTTATAAGATAGCCCACAGAAGGGACATAATCTAGCTTTCCAGTAGATCCCCTATGAAGTCCATAACAGACCAGGACTAGTACGAAACTTGAAAGTTAACTCATCCCAGCCACTCCTGTTGATAGACTAAGTCCTTTCAGCATTTAATTTTTATGTAGAATGGTATTACTATATCTGTTACACCTCCAAGAAAATAAGCACATTGTTTATAATTTAAGTGCAGATTGGCTGTGCACAAAAATGAGCATGCGTATGTAGAATTAGATTAACAGCATTGTAATCTACAACACATTAACATTTGGTCAGAGACATTAATTATTTTGGAAGATTTTATTGAGCAACCACATTAACATTTCTGGTTACATTAGTGTTTGGAATTAGGATTCTGCACCCATTAGGCCTTTTCTTCAGGAAACAAAACTAAGAAGCAGGAGAAGTATAGTAGTTTCCTTGATCTGAACTCATTCTCAGACCAAGTTAGATGCACTCCTGGACATTGAGTTTACTCATGCTCTCTCATAGACTCTAGTGCAAGTGATATTGTTCATGGTGTATTCCTGTAAGAAAAAGGAGTTTATTGAAACTCATGAACTATCAGTGAGATTCAGACTGCTGTTGAAATAAGAGCCAATCTTTTCTGCCCCCTCAGAACTATAGTAATAGCATTTTAGTAATTCCCTAGATACATATCTGGGTTCTTTGCCTTTTTCTTCAATTTAAGCAGAAGAGGGAAGGACAGTTTGTCCATTATTGCAATAAGACAATGGAGCTCATCACTTCATCTCAGCCTTGACCATCCCAAAAGTGTGTCATGTTTAGGTAGTTCTCATTTGCTTCCATTTTGTTTATCTTACCCCACTTTCATTGGAGCATAGGTGCATTTTGACTATGCAATTCAAACAGGGTTTTTCTGGTTACAGCAGCAGTTTGGACAGTGCTGCCACCCATTCACCAGCTAATTCTTCCACACATCGGACTGAGCTTTGCTTCCCACCCCAAGCTGGTATAGAGATTTGAGGCAGGTGGGGAATAGTTCCACACTAAATCATAGTCTAGGCAGTCAGAAGGAATGCAATTAAGTGGCTTTTTAGAAAGCCCTGGGTTTGCTTGAATCAGCCCTGATGCAATTCCATTAAGATATAGTTAATACCACTAGCCAGTAGTCAAGTGATTTCACTCACCACAATCATCTTCCCATCTGCTAGTTTTCTCTTTATTGTGGTCTCTTTACCATCCCACTTCTGCACCTGAGTTAGTGAGCCTTCTTCCAAGGTGACAATGCTCTGCAAAGAGAGTAATTGACCAGAATCtgagagttgggggtgggggagaacagtCTGAAGTTTAGAACTAGAGAAATCCCCCAGATGTTTCCAACTCAGCTATTTGTGTTTATGTTAATGCAAGAACACATGCTAGCAAAGTTGACTGCTCCCATTCTTGTTGTCCAACAGCAGGCACTAATGGTTAAAAATGAGTTTAAGAGATTTTAATGGTATTTAACCCAGAACCAAGTTTCACGTTCCCTGAACCCTTTGTTTAAATAGGGCACTTTCTCCCTTCAGTTTGTTTCTCCTCAATGGAGTAATGGGAATGAAGAATGAATGCTGCTTTAGTACTCACCTTGGTTTTCCTGTCATCTGCTGTGGTTTCCTCAAACTCCTCCCCCAACTTGAAGGAGACCTCAGTACTTTTGAAAGTACTCTTTGTTTTGATGGTTATCACATCACCATCTGTGCTGATGGTCACAGTGGGTTTGGCCAGGCTGCCCAGTGTCCTGGTGGCTAAACCCACACCTGCAGAGGCACAAGACACTTATGTTCACCATCAGGAACCAAGACATTTCTTTAAAGTGGCTATCCTCTCTGTGTGGGACATTCCAAACACATGTTGGGAGTTCAGGCTCAATGCCTCATCTGATCTGAATGTTTCTAGCCACCTGACAACCAGGCTACTTAGACCTCTTATTTATACAGCTGACAGGCCTGTaaaaagtcacacacacacacacacacttagcatTGTTCCATCAGCAGCCGACAAACTCTGTCCCACATAGAATCTAGAATGAGCTGGTGTAAGGAGGTCAGCTTTATGAGCTTTGCATTTTCAGTTTAAAGGTACATTCTGCTGCTACAGTTCTCTCAGCAAAGCAGTAATCACAGGGTAGAAGTCTTTAACCCAATCAGTGAACCCCAAAGCTATGCAGGTTTTAGATTGGAACCCTAAAAGAGGGTAAATTATAGCTCAGCTGTTAcccatctactgcttcccctaaGCACTACACTCTGGTGCCAGGAATAGTAAGTTATTGGTGATATTGCTGTCTCTGATACCAACATCCACATTTTGGTCTCTTACAACAGAGAATTTGAGACACTGCCATTGACTCCCTCCGGATGTACACCAGCATAGATCAAAACAAGATTTAGCCTTCAGTTTTTTAGCTTCCATTGCTTTATAGTGGTAGATGCTAGGAGCCAGAGCCTGCCCTTTTATGTCCCCATTATCAAGACAGAAAGTGGTCATCCAATATTAAATAAGACTTTCTCTACACATACTACTGAACAAGCAAATTACACCTACAATGTTATAGCAGCAGCTTCTTCCCTTTCAATCCTAATCCCCTGCCTAAGAAGATGCAAGGTCAGAATCTTATAAAAATCTAGGAAGACACAGTAGGTATTTCTAGTTAACTGAAGcaacatttcctttttttaaaggaatttaaac
Above is a genomic segment from Emys orbicularis isolate rEmyOrb1 chromosome 2, rEmyOrb1.hap1, whole genome shotgun sequence containing:
- the LOC135874666 gene encoding fatty acid-binding protein, adipocyte-like, giving the protein MCDLFVGIWKFVSSEKFEDYMKELGVGLATRTLGSLAKPTVTISTDGDVITIKTKSTFKSTEVSFKLGEEFEETTADDRKTKSIVTLEEGSLTQVQKWDGKETTIKRKLADGKMIVEYTMNNITCTRVYERA